In Microbacterium galbinum, a single window of DNA contains:
- a CDS encoding ribokinase — protein sequence MAPAHPEDRSGVVIVGSVTADVTTFSQRLPARGETILGDQFTLMLGGKGANQAVAAGRSGARTSFVGCVGDDLFHDLVVDGLSEAGVDLAHLRTVPGPTGIAHIRVDASAQNDIVMVPLANASLNTDQIDEALAALAPTTSVLLTQLETPSALTAHITGRGREHGMTVILDPAPAATLPVEVWANIDIVTPNETEATLISGIEVTDAESAERAGRWFLDQGVGAAVITLAGQGSCVVTSDGASVILPFPVTAVDTTAAGDAYAGYLGAALANGSSLADAVRLATAAGALTVTKQGASPSLPLRADVDAFLAEREAAPVN from the coding sequence ATGGCCCCCGCACACCCCGAAGACCGTTCCGGCGTCGTGATCGTCGGCAGCGTCACCGCCGATGTGACCACCTTCTCGCAGCGCCTCCCCGCGCGCGGCGAGACGATCCTGGGCGATCAGTTCACCCTGATGCTGGGCGGCAAGGGCGCCAACCAGGCCGTCGCCGCCGGCCGTTCCGGCGCCCGCACGAGCTTCGTCGGATGTGTGGGCGACGACCTCTTCCACGACCTCGTCGTCGACGGCCTGAGCGAGGCCGGGGTCGACCTGGCGCATCTGCGCACCGTGCCCGGCCCGACCGGCATCGCGCACATCCGTGTCGACGCCTCGGCGCAGAACGACATCGTGATGGTGCCGCTCGCCAACGCCTCCCTCAACACCGACCAGATCGACGAGGCGCTCGCCGCCCTCGCCCCGACCACCTCGGTGCTGCTCACCCAGCTCGAGACGCCCTCGGCCCTCACGGCGCACATCACCGGCCGCGGCCGCGAACACGGCATGACCGTGATCCTCGACCCCGCACCGGCCGCGACGCTGCCCGTCGAGGTGTGGGCGAACATCGACATCGTCACGCCGAACGAGACCGAGGCGACGCTCATCAGCGGCATCGAGGTGACGGACGCCGAATCCGCCGAGCGCGCCGGACGCTGGTTCCTCGACCAGGGCGTCGGCGCCGCGGTCATCACCCTCGCCGGACAGGGGTCGTGCGTGGTCACGTCGGACGGGGCATCCGTCATCCTGCCGTTCCCCGTCACCGCCGTCGACACCACCGCCGCCGGCGACGCCTACGCCGGGTATCTCGGCGCCGCGCTCGCGAACGGCAGCAGCCTCGCCGACGCCGTGCGCCTGGCGACGGCCGCGGGCGCCCTCACCGTCACGAAGCAGGGTGCCTCGCCGAGCCTGCCCCTGCGCGCCGACGTCGACGCGTTCCTCGCGGAGCGCGAAGCGGCGCCCGTGAACTGA
- a CDS encoding transaldolase family protein, whose protein sequence is MTVIAPRLYVDSADVDRVSRLLAAGVVHGVTTNPTILERGGRTAGEIPELYARWESEGAAEIFFQTWGGDTASFLRNAERIRELGPRVAVKVPATAAGFAAASALVADGATVLVTAVYSVAQALACASIGAQYIAPYLGRMRDAGIDGDTVIARMQEVCEGSGSNVLAASLRTADDIVGLRLAGVPYFTAAPDVIEQALFHEVSDSSAAEFDAAMVRLGA, encoded by the coding sequence ATGACCGTGATCGCCCCCCGCCTGTACGTCGACAGCGCCGACGTCGACCGGGTGTCCCGGCTCCTCGCCGCGGGCGTCGTGCACGGTGTCACCACGAACCCCACGATCCTCGAACGCGGCGGGCGCACCGCCGGCGAGATCCCGGAGCTCTATGCCCGGTGGGAGTCCGAGGGCGCCGCCGAGATCTTCTTCCAGACGTGGGGCGGCGACACCGCCTCGTTCCTGCGCAACGCCGAGCGCATCCGCGAACTCGGGCCGCGCGTCGCCGTGAAGGTGCCGGCGACCGCCGCCGGGTTCGCCGCGGCATCCGCCCTCGTCGCCGACGGCGCCACTGTGCTCGTGACGGCCGTCTACTCCGTCGCCCAGGCGCTCGCGTGTGCGAGCATCGGTGCCCAGTACATCGCGCCCTACCTCGGGCGCATGCGCGACGCCGGTATCGACGGCGACACCGTGATCGCCCGCATGCAGGAGGTCTGCGAGGGCAGCGGATCGAACGTGCTCGCGGCGTCGCTGCGCACGGCCGACGACATCGTCGGGCTGCGCCTTGCGGGAGTGCCCTACTTCACCGCCGCGCCCGACGTGATCGAACAGGCGCTGTTCCACGAGGTCAGCGACAGCTCGGCGGCCGAGTTCGACGCCGCGATGGTGCGCCTCGGCGCGTAG
- a CDS encoding FadR/GntR family transcriptional regulator, producing MAVTDEAIEKIKAMIVSGELSPGDRLPPEKELSERLGLSRNSMREAVKALEVIRVLDVRRGDGTYVTSLEPHLLLEAISFVVDMHDDDSMLEIFAVRRMLESQATGLAATLGDDEQVAALVDEVERVDASVTIEELVEHDIRFHREIVGMAGNAYLASLIEHLSSQTVRARVWRGLTEGGAVERTLSEHRAIADAIARHDPALATSLATAHIAGVERWLRQAASA from the coding sequence ATGGCAGTCACCGATGAGGCGATCGAGAAGATCAAGGCGATGATCGTGTCGGGCGAGCTGTCGCCGGGCGATCGGCTTCCCCCCGAGAAGGAGCTGTCGGAGCGTCTCGGCCTGTCGCGCAACTCGATGCGCGAGGCGGTGAAGGCCCTCGAGGTCATCCGCGTGCTCGACGTGCGCCGCGGCGACGGCACCTACGTGACGAGCCTCGAACCGCACCTGCTGCTCGAGGCGATCTCGTTCGTGGTCGACATGCACGACGACGACTCGATGCTCGAGATCTTCGCCGTACGGCGGATGCTGGAGTCGCAGGCCACCGGCCTCGCCGCGACCCTCGGCGATGACGAGCAGGTCGCGGCCCTCGTCGACGAGGTCGAGCGCGTCGACGCCTCGGTGACGATCGAGGAACTCGTCGAGCACGACATCCGCTTCCACCGCGAGATCGTCGGCATGGCCGGCAACGCGTACCTCGCGAGCCTGATCGAGCACCTCAGCAGTCAGACCGTGCGTGCCCGCGTGTGGCGCGGGCTCACCGAGGGCGGCGCGGTCGAGCGCACCCTGTCGGAGCACCGAGCGATCGCCGATGCCATCGCCCGCCACGACCCGGCGCTCGCGACCTCGCTCGCCACGGCCCACATCGCGGGCGTGGAGCGGTGGCTGCGCCAGGCCGCCTCGGCCTAG